The following are encoded together in the Triticum dicoccoides isolate Atlit2015 ecotype Zavitan chromosome 6B, WEW_v2.0, whole genome shotgun sequence genome:
- the LOC119322789 gene encoding uncharacterized protein LOC119322789, producing MVLKLRRSGRANADRPYRCDRSERISRNKSLVMETINGFYAAALDRLPVDEMPALVPRLLTAGLCVGFADPISNIIVNTVSSYSHHKPTVTSKSDDGKKEKAAASRRRRKALSRAVSGARKVKYWPPPRRLLRDMSIAERSLEALVAFLTYYFPDLPACEALEYLRLANADLLSAVRLVEEDRNCSGSFSFASRTTKTALKCAVLAACHPTPRAVVNRSYSLASRMEQLSQLLATEGSCLSCTTIENINRLLMKPRGKLADLAGVTPQQFNLDLNRKPLFVPTQSLRSTLLHKIYGFYLKALALLPAQDLRMCYHRGLLKAGYCYGPLMDPVSNIVLNTLWYKMMFPPEGELCVATMICSRSLVLVAYRSLCGLVAYIRACFGMMSEHQAMCYLLFTEVNLWGAIEMARQQGHTERTMHSAYMAAARAAQHPDPDAVVEFFVSTFPMMPLPMETESFVLNVGLIQELLFEYCSTRNDSVSTVPVLSEGGSKFLSCILKDFKEEEGFVCRKVNDMLKKYTQRTRGPEYELHVICGLNSNVGKAYVFGRHYGPLLSWRRKKTQHSHINFLARPRNLDSSDAVPILFFAECSNDEDVIDELSCWPVTGHPGRCYYCEKEGAKIVHPDLEKYIGRDIDFERMACDNKSIMTTEGAISDGKFITDCVDVCEEDCIYFDATRDAKCAEFLNARARSMQGPRLV from the exons ATGGTTCTAAAGCTTCGCCGGAGCGGGCGTGCCAACGCAGATCGCCCCTACAGATGCGACAGATCGGAGCGCATCTCCCGCAACAAATCGTTGGTGATGGAGACCATCAACGGTTTCTACGCGGCGGCGCTGGACAGGCTGCCGGTGGACGAGATGCCGGCGCTGGTGCCGCGCCTTCTCACGGCCGGTCTCTGCGTGGGCTTCGCCGACCCCATCTCCAACATCATCGTCAACACGGTCTCCTCCTACAGCCACCACAAGCCCACGGTAACTTCCAAGTCCGACGACGGCAAGAAGGAGAAGGCGGCGGCAAGTAGGCGGCGACGTAAGGCGCTCTCCCGGGCTGTCTCCGGCGCCCGAAAGGTCAAGTACTggccaccgccccgccgcctcctccgcgaCATGTCCATCGCCGAGCGGTCGCTCGAGGCGCTCGTGGCATTCCTCACCTACTACTTCCCTGACCTCCCCGCTTGCGAGGCGCTTGAGTATCTCCGCCTGGCCAATGCCGACCTTCTCTCTGCCGTGCGTCTCGTTGAGGAGGACCGCAACTGCAGCGGCAGCTTCAGCTTTGCCTCCCGGACCACCAAGACAGCCCTGAAGTGCGCCGTCTTGGCTGCCTGCCACCCCACGCCCAGGGCCGTCGTCAACAGGTCCTACTCGCTCGCTTCTCGGATGGAGCAATTGTCCCAGCTCCTTGCAACGGAAGGCAGCTGCCTCTCCTGCACTACCATTGAGAATATCAACAGATTGCTGATGAAGCCCCGGGGAAAACTTGCAGACCTCGCGGGAGTAACACCTCAGCAGTTCAATCTGGACCTGAACAGGAAACCACTGTTTGTTCCGACACAATCTTTGCGGAGCACCCTGCTGCACAAGATCTATGGATTTTACCTCAAGGCACTTGCCTTGCTGCCGGCGCAGGATTTGCGCATGTGCTACCACCGGGGCCTCCTTAAAGCTGGTTACTGCTACGGACCTTTGATGGATCCTGTCTCCAACATTGTCCTCAACACTCTGTGGTACAAGATGATGTTCCCGCCAGAAGGAGAGCTCTGTGTGGCAACCATGATCTGCTCAAGGAGCCTTGTTCTGGTCGCATACCGCTCCCTTTGTGGCCTTGTTGCTTATATCCGTGCTTGTTTTGGCATGATGTctgaacaccaagccatgtgctatCTGCTCTTCACAGAGGTCAATCTCTGGGGAGCAATCGAAATGGCAAGGCAACAAGGACACACTGAGAGAACTATGCACAGTGCCTACATGGCTGCAGCCAGGGCAGCACAGCACCCAGATCCTGATGCAGTTGTAGAATTTTTCGTGTCAACCTTTCCCATGATGCCTCTACCCATGGAGACAGAGTCATTTGTGTTGAATGTGGGACTCATCCAGGAGTTGTTGTTTGAATATTGTTCCACTCGCAatgattcagtttcaacagttcctGTACTTAGTGAGGGGGGATCCAAGTTCTTGTCATGTATTTTGAAAGATTTCAAGGAAGAGGAAGGTTTTGTCTGCAGGAAGGTTAATGACATGCTCAAGAAATACACGCAGCGAACTAGG GGACCTGAATATGAGCTTCATGTTATCTGTGGCTTGAATTCAAACGTAGGCAAAGCTTATGTTTTTGGTCGTCATTATGGCCCCTTGCTTTCTTGGCGGCGAAAGAAAACTCAGCATTCTCACATTAACTTTTtggcaagaccgagaaatttggatTCTTCTGACGCAGTTCCTATACTCTTCTTTGCCGAGTGCTCCAATGATGAAGATGTCATTGATGAACTGTCATGTTGGCCAGTCACGGGACATCCTG GTCGTTGTTATTACTGTGAGAAGGAAGGGGCAAAGATTGTACATCCAGATCTAGAGAagtatattgggcgtgacattgacTTTGAGCGTATGGCTTGCGATAACAAGAGTATCATGACAACTGAAGGTGCTATCAGTGACGGCAAGTTTATAACTGATTGTGTGGACGTATGTGAGGAGGATTGCATCTATTTTGACGCCACTAGGGACGCCAAGTGTGCAGAGTTCTTGAATGCCCGTGCAAGGTCTATGCAAGGTCCCAGACTTGTTTAG
- the LOC119322902 gene encoding aspartyl protease 37-like: MSDRAISGSGKGGGLCLCRCHRLTLHLDGAGLGAAGNTCIEDHGVRVMCVMLDAMVGHQTVIGNYKQQNMRVVYNLDRAMLSFVSAHYNCSEQRKNS, encoded by the exons ATGAG CGATCGCGCCATTTCTGGAAGCGGCAAGGGCGGTGGGTTGTGCCTGTGCCGGTGCCATCGCTTGACGCTCCACCTGGATGGCGCCGGGCTGGGAGCTGCGGGAAATACGTGTATTGAGGACCACGGTGTGCGGGTCATGTGCGTGATGCTAGACGCGATGGTCGGGCACCAGACTGTCATCGGCAACTACAAACAACAGAACATGCGAGTCGTCTACAACCTTGACAGAGCCATGCTATCCTTTGTGTCGGCGCACTATAACTGTTCTGAACAAAGGAAGAACTCGTAG